Proteins encoded by one window of Brevibacterium atlanticum:
- a CDS encoding ABC transporter ATP-binding protein gives MTSPTTPRTAAPAATTSTKTSTETPPAVSLDHLTRSFGDLKAVDDLSLTIRPGEVVAFLGPNGAGKTTTIDMLLGLSRPDVGGVEIFGMPPRGAVSRGLVSSVMQTGGLLDDLTVRETVEYTSAVFASSLDVDLVLKRAGISDIANATVKKCSGGQKQRLRFAMALLPDPALIVLDEPTTGMDVTGRRDFWHEMRADALTGKTILFATHYLEEADEFADRVILVAGGRIVADGPSHEIRAMAAAKTVSATLPIGDDTGQRHLLDLLVGLAGVESIDVQGRRLKMRTSDSDTAARTLFDHACTDLEISSHSLEDAFISLTTKGA, from the coding sequence ATGACTTCACCGACGACGCCCCGAACAGCCGCTCCGGCTGCCACGACTTCGACAAAGACCTCGACCGAGACCCCTCCGGCTGTGTCCCTAGACCACCTGACCAGATCCTTCGGCGACCTCAAGGCCGTGGACGACCTCAGTCTGACCATCCGTCCTGGGGAGGTCGTCGCCTTCCTCGGCCCCAACGGCGCGGGCAAGACGACGACGATCGACATGCTGCTCGGACTCTCCCGCCCCGATGTCGGGGGTGTCGAGATCTTCGGCATGCCGCCTCGTGGGGCGGTCTCCCGCGGACTCGTCAGCTCGGTCATGCAGACCGGCGGACTCCTCGATGACCTCACCGTCCGCGAGACCGTGGAGTACACCTCGGCGGTCTTCGCGTCCTCCCTCGACGTCGACCTCGTGCTCAAACGGGCCGGCATCTCCGACATCGCGAACGCCACGGTGAAGAAGTGCTCGGGTGGGCAGAAGCAGCGCCTGCGCTTCGCCATGGCCCTCCTGCCCGACCCTGCGCTCATCGTCCTCGACGAACCGACCACCGGCATGGACGTCACCGGACGCCGCGACTTCTGGCACGAGATGCGCGCCGACGCCCTGACCGGCAAGACGATCCTCTTCGCCACCCACTACCTCGAGGAGGCCGACGAATTCGCCGACCGCGTCATCCTCGTCGCCGGCGGTCGGATCGTCGCCGACGGCCCCTCGCACGAGATCAGAGCCATGGCGGCCGCGAAGACCGTGAGCGCGACCCTGCCCATCGGCGACGACACGGGGCAGCGTCACCTGCTCGACCTCCTCGTCGGGTTGGCCGGGGTCGAATCCATCGATGTCCAAGGTCGGCGCCTGAAGATGCGGACGAGCGATTCGGATACTGCCGCCAGGACGCTGTTCGACCATGCCTGCACCGATCTTGAGATCTCCTCGCATTCGCTCGAGGACGCCTTCATCAGCCTGACCACGAAAGGGGCCTGA